CCGCTGGAGCTTGCCATTGCAGCCATCGATACTGCTATCGCGAAAGAAAAAGAGAAATGGGATAATAATGAAGATGCCGCTGTAGCCGAAGCCAATGGATCATCAGGCTCACCAAGAGGAACAAGGGAAGTGTGGCGGGCCATAAAGGATCGCGCCAACGAACAGAAAACATTCTTTGAGGATTTCAGGAAAAAGAAATCCGCAGAGCAGGATTCCCTGGTACAACTCATTACAAAACTGAAAAACGATATCAATGCGAATAAGGCTGTTGGCTTAACGGGCCAGATGAATGCATTGCATGACCTGTCTTCCAAAGAATTGAATTTACTGATCAGCATCTGGGCCCTGCGCATTCTTTTATTCTGCATCGAACTGATCCCGCTGCTTCTGAAATCATCCCTGAAAAGGAAGTCCGATAGTTATGTGGTACTCTGCCATCAAAACAATAAAAAGACCATCGGCCTGAATCAAAACGACAAGCATAGTTTGGCTGTGAAGAATATGCTCAAGGCCCGTATGGAGGAAGATCTCCGGATCAACAATATGCTGAGGAAACGCAGCATGACCAATATAGCAGAAGACCTCGGCTTCTACCTCACCATCAACCAGCAGGCGGCAGAAAGCTTTGAAAAGGAAAAATCGCTACTGGAAAGAACTATATTGGACCAGGAGTTAAGAAAGAAAGCGATAGCAGCTCTTGCTGTTTCTTATGAAAATTTCGTCAGCAACCTCAAAGAATTGTATAACAGCGAAGAACCCATCAATGATAAACAAAGTTAGAGAACTATCCCTCCGCTTGCTGGAAGATAAAGTGATCGGCATATTCCTTAGTCTGATCGCTATTATCTGGCTGGCATTCAATTTCTCAACGGATGTGAAAACCGCCAATGATTATTGGACTGGCAAGGAGCGATTTTCATTACTTTCGGGAACAGCTTTTTTACTACTGTTGACCATCGGCATCTTAAAGCTGCTGTACAAACGAAAAAAATACAAAACAGAAGGCATCCACACCTACCGCACAGCCGAATACAACGAGAAAGCATATGCGCTTGCCTATGAAATAGTCAATAACTACAGGAGGTCAGAAGCATTCAATCATATCGTAAACACACACAGGGATAATGTCAGGGATTACTTCAATGATCTGATCAGTACTTTGCAGGAAAAGATCAACAGCCATATCACGGAGGAAACACTCCGTGGTTTCGATAAAGTGAAAAACAATGTGGAAGGGCAGAAAGCCATGATCTCATCTGTATTCAGGCAGTTTGCCAATATCCCGGCCATCGAATCTTATCTGACAGGGCAACACAGGAACTGCCTGAGCGAGCTTAGAAATGACCTGCTGAAAAAGATCCGCTCTAATGCTTTATTCGCTTCCTTCACTCATTTCAGGAACAATAAAGGAGAAGGACCAGTCACCGCTGAATTCGACCTGGATGCGGCAGATATCGCATTTGAAATAGATTCCATACTGAAACAAATACCCGACCTGTCTTTCCAAAACCTCTTATCGAAAGAGAAGCAGGACAACGATATGACCATCGCCGGCCTGATGGCGGCCGGCATGACGGCCGATGATATTGCACATATCCTGAGCGATGTTATCGGAGGCGAATCGGCAGATTATATCCTTCATGAATTGATGGAATATGCCGGCACCTTTATCCCGGTCATAGGTCAGGTATTTGTGGTAATAAAAATATTCAAGTTTCTGTATGCTATGCGAGACAGGGCTGAAGACCTGCAACAATTGAGAACGGAGATCTATCAATCTTCCCTGAGCTTTTACCAGGGGATCAGCAAAAGGGCCAGTGCAGCCATTTATGCAGACAGCTCACTGTACATGGAAAAGCTGTCGGTGTCTTTTAAGGACAATTATGAAAGGGCCAGGAAATTCAAGAAGCGGAGCGAATGGTACAAATGATCCAAAGAATGTGGTTCTGACAGGCAACATGCTAAACTGTCAACCCAAACTGCAATGGCACGAAAGATGCTTCTTAAGAAATAAAACAAGGGAATATGACAAATCAAATGGCAGTACTGGCTGGTGGTTGTTTCTGGGGAGTTGAAGAGCTGATTCGCGCCCTTCCCGGAGTGATCAAAACCAGGGTAGGTTATACAGGAGGCGACGTTCCCAATGCAACCTATCGCAACCACGGAACGCATGCAGAAGCAATAAGAATAGAATTCGATCCAAACCGGATCAGTTACCGGCAGATCCTTGAATTCTTCTTCACGCTTCACGATCCCACTACTTTGAACCGCCAGGGAAATGATATCGGCACATCCTATCGTTCAGCCATCTTCTATCTGAATGATGAGCAGAAGCAAACGGCAACGGAACTGATAGCAGAACTGACCGCCGCCAATGTTTACAAAAAGCCCATCGTTACAGAAGTTACAGCGGTTTCAGATTTCTGGGATGCAGAAGAAGAACACCAGGATTACCTGCAAAAACATCCTTACGGATATACTTGCCACTTTGTCCGCCCGGAATGGAAATTGAAAACAGCGGAGTGATAGCGTTAACATAAATATTATATAAAAGGAAAACAGGACAAGAGGAATATTCCCTTTGTCCTGTTTTCTTTTAGATGAGTATTCTTTACTCTACCAATTTTGTTACGCTGATATGTTTTTCCAGTGTATCGATGGTAGCAGCGGTTTGTACCAGTTCCACCACCACTTGTTTACGCGCAGTTGTCCAGCGCCCCAGTGTAATATTGTATACTCCTCCCATCATATTGTATAGTCCTGCATCAGTAGGAGCTACGGGATATTTTTCATTGATAGGATAAGGCATATTGTTGGTATTGCCTGCGGAACGATAATGCAGGTAAGGAACAATTACAGGCTTATAGGTATTGGGATCGATGCTTACTGAGTACATGGAGTACCAGTCGTTGTTACAGATCCGGTAACCTAATATTGGATCTTTCGCGGGATCGAAGATAGCGGCACTACCACCGGTTGCAATAAACAATACATCCTCCGGAACTGATGTTTCGGTAATAGTAGTTCCCTTGAATATAGCCAGGCCACAGGAGTTTCCATTGTTGGGGAAAGGGCCGGAAGTACCGAATTCACTGGTATGCACCAGGCCTCCGTCTCCAAGATTAGGAAGCGTACTGCCGGTTACAGCATTGTTGCCACTGGTCAGGTAAGTTTTCTGGTACCAGTTGGTGGAAGCAGGGAATGCATAAGTGCCTGCAGAGCCATTGATCTTCTTACCCTGGAATCCGAAATAGAAGAACTGTCCTTTTTGAACGCTGCCTGTATTGATATCATATTTGATGGTACGCTGTCCGCCCGTGGCCCATCCGGCATCGAGCAGGGTAGCAGAGCTGGCTCCTCCTGAATTGACGCAGAAAACGATACAGTAAGGAGTGGCTGCAAAATCAATATCCTTTGTGGCGAGCATTTGAACATATTCCTGTCCTCCGTCCCCGCCCTTTGGATCGCTCTGGAATCCGGAGATGAGGAGATCCTGCACGGAAGAGCCCATGTTCACGATATCATCCCCGTTCCTTGTTCTGAGTGTAACTTTATCTTCAGAAGTCATGAAGGGAATGCCAACATATGCAGCAAGACTGAATGGCGTATTGTTGGCATAGTCCACTGCAGGATCAGTATACAGATCGAGATCACCAAAACCATCATTGATCTTTTTGGAGCCACTGATCACTTCACCTGGCAGGGGAGCGGGATTGAAGCTTGACTTATTGACGATGCAAAGAGAGCTTTCATAATTGTTGGGATTTGCCTGCAACTGCGCTACTGTAACCGCGTTGATATCCACCACACCTTTTCCGGCAGGATGGATATGCGACTCCGTTAGTCCCGTAATAGTGAGGATACCATTCTTACGGGTGAGCATGCCGCTATTGATATCGATCACAAGGGAATCACCGGGATGATATTTTTCGGCGGCAGCGCCAAGCTCAATTGAGATGCCCCGTAAGGTTGCCAGTCGACGGCTATCCTGCACTATCAGCAAGCCTTCAGGCAGATTTCCAGTTTCATGTTCGGAGATCACCACTACAGCAATTTTGGTGGCGCCATAAACAGTCTCTTTCGTAAGCGCAACATCCTTTCCCTTGTAAATCGGACGAATGTCCAGCACTGACACGATTTCAAACGGCACGCCGCCGGGGTAATTCTCGTAGGTCTCTTTATTGCAACTACCAATAATGGTAATGCTTATCGCAATGGAGAAAATATATAAGAAGCATTTCATCGTCATGATTTTTTGATTGTTTCATTAAGGTCTCTGCCACCAGACATTGGTGAATATTTCGTCAGGGCCCTGTGCGGCTACAGCAGCTTTGTAATTCACAGGATTGGCTGCCTGAACATAAACAGGGTAGACCAGTCTTGCCGGCATTACTCCACCATTCATCAGGCCTGGTCCTTTCGGTAAAACAGGATGACCGGTGCGCCTGTATTCAAACCACTGTTGCAGATCGGTCATGAACAATGCATAATATTTCTGTAAATGGATCATTTCCATTTTTGTTTCCAGTGGCAGATTATCATCCCAGAGCTCACCGGCTGCATCCAGGTTGGTAAGATGCGTGGCAAAATTGGCATGGGTAATGCTCTCATTGAAATTAGGCACCCAGTAATTGATGGCGGATGCGATGCCCTGATAATAGAATGTTTTTGTATCGCCGGTGATCCATCCTTTGGCAGCGGCTTCCGCGAGTATGAACTGCACTTCAGCATACTGCATGATGATACCTGTATTGGCATTTTGCTGGAGAGACCAGGTGCCGCCGGTACTGGTATTATCATAGCTTTGGAAATAACAACCCTTGGTATCGCCATTGCCGGGAATATATCCGCTTGGTACGCCATACCATCCACCACCGCTGGCCTGTGAAATTCCAAGTCTTCCAATGCTTCCCGATCCGTACGGTGTAGAGGAAACATAACGGGGATCAGACCACGAAACAAGGTTGTCGAGGAAGAAACTGCAAAGGGCCGGGCCGCGAAAATCCTGCGCACGTATGCCATTCACGAATGGCGAAGTATAAGGATCGGTAGTGCTGGTGCCGCCGGTCCAGAGTAACCTGGCGCAATCCGCATTGCTTTGAAAGATGGGATACTGGCCAGGGTTCTCCACTATCTCTTTGATCTTGGCAATGCACTGATCCTGCACTTCCGGTTTACCGGAAATACGCAGCAGCAATCGCAGGTAAAGGGAATTACCAAATTTTCTCCATTTGGCAATATCTCCCTTATACATGGGATCGCTGGAAACCACGATGGTGCTGCCTCCTGCAAGTAAAGTATTGGCTTCTTCCAGTTGTTTGAACAGATCGAGATAGATATCTTTTTGTTTATCGAAAACCGGGATCAGGTTTCCCTGATCTCCTTCCAGTGCGTCTGAGTAAGGGATATCGCCATAGATATCTGTGAGGTTGGCAAACAGCCAGACCTTGCCGATCTTACCGATACCCTGGTAAGAAGTGTTGGGCGTTTTGGCTGTACGCGCCAGGCTATCCACCTGCTTGAAATTGGTGAGCTGTACAAACCATGCATTCCATAAATAGTCAGACATGCTGGTCCTGAATGCATACCTGAACACGGTATTGTCGCCATCACTTTGCGATACTGTAACCTGCATCAGTTCATTATTGAAACTCCGGTTACGGCTCATGCCGGGCCAGATGGAATTCACAAGCGCCGGCGCCAGCAGCTTGTCTGAAGTTGTTTCCAGGAAATTGATAGGATCTGTATTCAGGTCCTCAAATCCCTTGTTGCATGAATAGAATGCCGGCAACGCCATCAACACCATACATGCTGTAAATATTTTCTTTCTCATCTCTGTGCTTTTATATTGATCAGCTTTTTACGAATTGGTTAGAACCCGATGGTTAAATTGAAACCCATCGTACGGCTGGAAGGGAACTGTCCTACTTCAAAACCTCTCACTACATCTGTTCCGCTCAAGGTGCCAAACTCAGGATCGAAGATGGGCCAGGGCGACCAGATGAACAGGTCACGGCCAAACACGCCCACACTGGCAGAGCTCAATCCGAACTTCTTCAGGAACCCTGGTTTGAAATTGTACATCAGTGAAGCTTCGCGGAATTTCAGGAAGTCAGTACTGAATGTGCTTCCTTCTGCATTGTAACTACCGATGCTGTATTGATAATACTGGTCGATATCAGTTGCCACCACATCGTTCTTACGGTAGCTGCCATCAGGATTCTGAATTACACCGTTACCGATGATCCCGTTGTACCTGCCGGGCAGTGTTGATTTCAATTTACCCTGCTCTGCCAGTTTGTAATGTGTAAGCGAATAAGCAACGGCGCCGATCTGCGCATCGAACAACATGCTCAGTGTGAAATTCCTGAACTGGAATTTATTACCCAGGCTGAATTTGAATTTTGGTGTGGTGTTTCCGAGATAGATGATGCTGTCTGTGATCCTGGGGAAACCGGTTGCAGG
This portion of the Pseudobacter ginsenosidimutans genome encodes:
- a CDS encoding DUF4407 domain-containing protein; translated protein: MQIETSEFPVIKSKEAKPRAKAITLSYWKQFFLYLSGTDLRTIRQCSPDLATRYAILGGLLCIPAMVAFFSSSYAFSILFENSGYSWIAGIFWALIILMIDRSIIAQNPEIEGDPVTVGTENLSKGAGRRTRTFYAGRIIISIVLGCVMAEPLCIRIFDDEIKEQLAKSKKEQFADQKRPLELAIAAIDTAIAKEKEKWDNNEDAAVAEANGSSGSPRGTREVWRAIKDRANEQKTFFEDFRKKKSAEQDSLVQLITKLKNDINANKAVGLTGQMNALHDLSSKELNLLISIWALRILLFCIELIPLLLKSSLKRKSDSYVVLCHQNNKKTIGLNQNDKHSLAVKNMLKARMEEDLRINNMLRKRSMTNIAEDLGFYLTINQQAAESFEKEKSLLERTILDQELRKKAIAALAVSYENFVSNLKELYNSEEPINDKQS
- the msrA gene encoding peptide-methionine (S)-S-oxide reductase MsrA translates to MTNQMAVLAGGCFWGVEELIRALPGVIKTRVGYTGGDVPNATYRNHGTHAEAIRIEFDPNRISYRQILEFFFTLHDPTTLNRQGNDIGTSYRSAIFYLNDEQKQTATELIAELTAANVYKKPIVTEVTAVSDFWDAEEEHQDYLQKHPYGYTCHFVRPEWKLKTAE
- a CDS encoding DUF5689 domain-containing protein — translated: MKCFLYIFSIAISITIIGSCNKETYENYPGGVPFEIVSVLDIRPIYKGKDVALTKETVYGATKIAVVVISEHETGNLPEGLLIVQDSRRLATLRGISIELGAAAEKYHPGDSLVIDINSGMLTRKNGILTITGLTESHIHPAGKGVVDINAVTVAQLQANPNNYESSLCIVNKSSFNPAPLPGEVISGSKKINDGFGDLDLYTDPAVDYANNTPFSLAAYVGIPFMTSEDKVTLRTRNGDDIVNMGSSVQDLLISGFQSDPKGGDGGQEYVQMLATKDIDFAATPYCIVFCVNSGGASSATLLDAGWATGGQRTIKYDINTGSVQKGQFFYFGFQGKKINGSAGTYAFPASTNWYQKTYLTSGNNAVTGSTLPNLGDGGLVHTSEFGTSGPFPNNGNSCGLAIFKGTTITETSVPEDVLFIATGGSAAIFDPAKDPILGYRICNNDWYSMYSVSIDPNTYKPVIVPYLHYRSAGNTNNMPYPINEKYPVAPTDAGLYNMMGGVYNITLGRWTTARKQVVVELVQTAATIDTLEKHISVTKLVE
- a CDS encoding SusD/RagB family nutrient-binding outer membrane lipoprotein, giving the protein MRKKIFTACMVLMALPAFYSCNKGFEDLNTDPINFLETTSDKLLAPALVNSIWPGMSRNRSFNNELMQVTVSQSDGDNTVFRYAFRTSMSDYLWNAWFVQLTNFKQVDSLARTAKTPNTSYQGIGKIGKVWLFANLTDIYGDIPYSDALEGDQGNLIPVFDKQKDIYLDLFKQLEEANTLLAGGSTIVVSSDPMYKGDIAKWRKFGNSLYLRLLLRISGKPEVQDQCIAKIKEIVENPGQYPIFQSNADCARLLWTGGTSTTDPYTSPFVNGIRAQDFRGPALCSFFLDNLVSWSDPRYVSSTPYGSGSIGRLGISQASGGGWYGVPSGYIPGNGDTKGCYFQSYDNTSTGGTWSLQQNANTGIIMQYAEVQFILAEAAAKGWITGDTKTFYYQGIASAINYWVPNFNESITHANFATHLTNLDAAGELWDDNLPLETKMEMIHLQKYYALFMTDLQQWFEYRRTGHPVLPKGPGLMNGGVMPARLVYPVYVQAANPVNYKAAVAAQGPDEIFTNVWWQRP